In Pirellulales bacterium, the sequence TAGGCAGGCAAAGCACGTTGCGCAATTTCGACGGCCTTCCTGGCCAACGCCACCGGCGACCGCGTCATCGCACGTGTGGTTTCCATGACGCATTGATGTAAACTGTTTTCCCATTGGAATCAATAGGGTTTCAACAAAGCCTTTTCATCCGTGTTCATCTGTGGCTAATTGATCCTGCTTCTTTGCCGTCACCCGCGAAAATCCGCGGTTCTTCGGTATCTGACTTCTCTGCGTCTCCGCGCCTCCGCGGTGAAAATTAGTCGGTGCGGTGAAAAAGTCGTTATTTCTTCTCTGGCACGCCAAGGTCTTTCAGCTTGGCCGCCACGCCTTCGCCGGCTTTTGCAGTGTCAATTTTTTTATCAATCACCGCGATCTTCCCGTCTTTGCCAATGTAAAAAGTCCAGCGGTGCGCTCGGCCATTGCCGGCCAGCACGCCGTAGGCATTGGCCGTCGTTTGTTCCGGATCGCTGAGAATTGGATAATCCACGCCCAGCGATTCGGCGAACGCTTTGTTGCCTTTGCTTTTTTCCGTCTTCTCCATGGGATCGACGCTAATCGCGAAATAGACGGCGTCGAATTTTTTAATGGCGTCGCCATCGTCCTTCAACGACTTGCATTCCGCCGTGCAGCCCGGCGTAAACGCGGCGGGAAACCAGGCCAGCACCACCGCCTGTTTGTCTTTGTAATCGGCCAAATGGTGCAATTGACCGTCGGAGCCTTTCAGTTCGAAGTCGGGCGCCGGCTCGCCGACTTTCAAATCCGCGGCGACCGTGGAACGAATAAGGCCAGACAGGCCGAACATCGCAATCACGAAAATTGTCGAAAGTTTCATGGTGGGCTCCGTGGTGAGAAATTAGGTGGGTGGGACCGGCCGCATGTGCCGCCGGCAAGACCTACAACCTATCACGACGGACGACGAGAATCTATAACTAGCGGTAGGCGCGTAGTGGGCCAATTTGAACATAGCCCGACTGTGTCAGTCGGGAAAAGCGGCTGTCGGAATTTCAAATTGTCCCACCACCCTGTAGGCGGCTGGCAGCAGGCGGAAGGCAGTTGAGGGGGAACAGAGTACAGACTGTTTAGCCGCGACCAGCAACCGAGCACGGTCGACGAGCGTCGACCGTGCGCAGGGCGGTAGCCTTAAATTTAGAGCGAGTGCACGCCAAA encodes:
- a CDS encoding redoxin domain-containing protein; the protein is MKLSTIFVIAMFGLSGLIRSTVAADLKVGEPAPDFELKGSDGQLHHLADYKDKQAVVLAWFPAAFTPGCTAECKSLKDDGDAIKKFDAVYFAISVDPMEKTEKSKGNKAFAESLGVDYPILSDPEQTTANAYGVLAGNGRAHRWTFYIGKDGKIAVIDKKIDTAKAGEGVAAKLKDLGVPEKK